Proteins co-encoded in one Syntrophales bacterium genomic window:
- a CDS encoding YajD family HNH nuclease has protein sequence MTFSKKGRKVRSSVQVDRKTQSESLEEVLRRLQEERKASFGNYRERSLAIHGLVCARCGRSFSEKDIHLLTVHHKDGNHFNNPADGSNWENLCVYCHENIHSREILADYLAKDSTGPEFGLVYTEETKDSRQGGGFVSLGDVIKKKRR, from the coding sequence ATGACATTTTCTAAAAAGGGGCGTAAAGTTAGGTCATCAGTACAGGTAGATCGTAAGACTCAGAGCGAATCTTTGGAAGAGGTTTTACGACGACTACAAGAGGAAAGAAAGGCCTCTTTTGGTAACTATCGGGAGAGGTCGCTTGCTATTCACGGTCTTGTATGTGCTCGTTGCGGGAGATCGTTTTCGGAAAAGGATATTCATTTGCTTACCGTTCACCATAAGGATGGAAATCATTTCAACAATCCTGCAGACGGGAGCAACTGGGAGAATTTGTGTGTGTACTGTCATGAGAACATCCACAGTCGGGAGATTCTTGCAGATTATCTTGCTAAAGATAGTACCGGTCCTGAGTTTGGATTGGTTTACACTGAGGAGACAAAAGATAGTAGGCAAGGTGGAGGATTTGTTTCTCTCGGTGACGTTATAAAAAAGAAGAGGAGGTGA